CTTCAAGGGACAGGCGCTGGGTGATGTCATCGATACGGATCACCACGCCACGTCCGGCGCCGCCGCTCAGTGGATAGAACGTCAGGGCGTAATGCTTGGGCTCGTCGTCCTTGATCCAGGTCACCCGCTCGATGCGCTCCACGGTGTGTTGCTCCACCGTGGCCTTGATCTGCGGCAGGTATGGTTTGAGCGGTTGGAAGGCCAGGTAGATCGGCTGGTTCAAGGCTTCATCCAGGCGCGTACCGGAAAGCGCGCTGGCTTCCTGGTTCCACTGGGTGACGTAGAGCTGTTCGTCCAGGGCAATCAATGCCGAGGGCATCGAGTCGATGATGCTGTTGAGGTAGTTCTGGAACCCGGTGAGCTTTTTCTCGATCTTGCTGCGCACCTGGACTTCCAGTTCCAGTTTGCGGTTGGTATGGCGCGTCTCTTCGGCCAGGCCCTGGGCCTGGTCATAGGCGGCCTGGGAGTCGTCACGTGCGCGCTTGAGTTGCTGTTCGCGCGCTTCGATGCGCGAGAGCATGGTGTTGAACGCTTCGGCCAGGCTGCCGATTTCATCGCGATTGCCACGGCCGGCGCGCAGGGCGTAATTCTCTTCCCGAGTCACTTGTCGCGACAGTTCTTCCAGCTCGTGGATCGGTTTAGTGATCAGGCGTTTGATCTGCCTGGCGATCACCAGCCACAGCAGCACACTGAAAATCAGGATGCCCAGGCTGGCCGTCAGCGTGCCGGTATAAAACGCTACCGGCAGTTCGCTGCTGGCCACTAGCAGCAGATGCCCGGAGGGCTGCCCCGGACGGGGCAAGGTGATCACCTGGTTGCTGCGAAACTCGGTAACGCGCCAGGCTTCAATATGCCGGTAGTTGTCCGGCAGGTGCAGGCGATCACCGTGCTGCATCTGCGCCAGGCGGTTGCCTTCACTGTCGTACAGGGCGGCGGCGCGCAAAGGCGAATAACTGGTCAGTTCATTGAGCAAGGCATCGGCCTTGGCGGGAGAGTCCAGTGCCTCGGCGGCCAGCGCCGGGTTGGACACCAGTCGCCCGATGGCCTGCAGTGCCTGAGGCGCCATGCTTTCCTGGGAGATCCAGTAAGCGGCGCTGATAAAGGTCAGGTTGGCCACCAGCAGGACGGTGGTCAGCAGCACCAGCAGGGCCGCCAGCAGTTTCTGCCCGACCGGTAGGTTTTCTAGACGCTGGCGCAGCGGCATCAGGGTTTTCCCAGGAGAGAGACAGGCGGGCAGGGTAGCGCGTGGTTCAGTCGCGGGGCAATCCGCGCGCGAGCAGCTCGTCGACCAGGCGCACTTGCAACTGTTGCAAATGGGGCAGGTTCAATTGGTGACGAGTTGCCGCGTGGCAAGCATAGCCCAGCAGATAGCTGATTTCGGTGCGCCGGGCGTTGGCTACGTCCTGGTACATGGAGGAGTAATTGGCGGCGGTGGCGTGGATCACCCGTTCCACTTCGTCCTGTAGATCCAGCGCAGCGGCAGGCTGGCCGCAGCATTCCAGCAGCTCGCTCAGTTCCGCGCACAGCGTCGCGACTTCACAGTGATGGTCTTGCAGACCGCCATTGCGGCATTGATACAGCACGGTCAGCGGGTTGATTGCGCAATTGAGCGCCAGCTTGCGCCACAGGCGCGTCAGGATATCGGTGCTCCAGGCGTGGGGGATGCCGGCGGCGTGCAGGTCATCCAGCCACAAGGGCGGCGTTGGATGGGCCGCGTCCCCCAGCCAGGTATAGCCATGGCCGGCGAACACCACGCGCCAGTCGCCCTCGCGGAAGGCGCCCTCGGTGCTGGAAGCAAACAGGCAACGGGCCTGGGGTAGCTGCGCCGCCACGGCGTCCTGGCTGCCCAGGCCATTCTGCAACAGGATCAGCTCGACATTCGGTACCAGGCGCTGCTGCAACTGCGCGATTGCTGCTTCAGCGTCGTAGGCTTTGCACGCCACGAGCAGGCGATGAATCGGTTCCTGGCTATCGGGTGTTTCGCCAATCACGGGGTAGGTCCGCGTTTCGCCGTGCTCCACCAAGGTCAGTCCACCCGCCGACTGATAGCTGGCCAGGCGTGTCTGGTTGCGCAGGATCAACCTGACCGGCAA
The sequence above is drawn from the Pseudomonas quebecensis genome and encodes:
- a CDS encoding sensor histidine kinase; translated protein: MPLRQRLENLPVGQKLLAALLVLLTTVLLVANLTFISAAYWISQESMAPQALQAIGRLVSNPALAAEALDSPAKADALLNELTSYSPLRAAALYDSEGNRLAQMQHGDRLHLPDNYRHIEAWRVTEFRSNQVITLPRPGQPSGHLLLVASSELPVAFYTGTLTASLGILIFSVLLWLVIARQIKRLITKPIHELEELSRQVTREENYALRAGRGNRDEIGSLAEAFNTMLSRIEAREQQLKRARDDSQAAYDQAQGLAEETRHTNRKLELEVQVRSKIEKKLTGFQNYLNSIIDSMPSALIALDEQLYVTQWNQEASALSGTRLDEALNQPIYLAFQPLKPYLPQIKATVEQHTVERIERVTWIKDDEPKHYALTFYPLSGGAGRGVVIRIDDITQRLSLEEMMVQSEKMLSVGGLAAGMAHEINNPLGAILHNVQNIRRRLSPDLPKNLEHAEQAGIELAMVNRYLQSREVPQLLDGIQQAGARAAKIVTHMLSFSRRSNRQMAPCDLPALIDQAVEIAGNDFDLAIGFDFKGQAIIRQFDPQLGPVPGTANELEQVLLNLLKNAAQAIHLREDDREPGRIILRTRLNPPWAEIQVEDNGIGMSESVRKRTFEPFFTTKEIGQGTGLGLSVSYFIITNNHKGQMEVHSTLGQGTCFTLRLPLAGSQLPAHELTQLEH
- a CDS encoding putative 2-dehydropantoate 2-reductase codes for the protein MSTTWHILGAGSLGTLWAARLARAGLPVRLILRNQTRLASYQSAGGLTLVEHGETRTYPVIGETPDSQEPIHRLLVACKAYDAEAAIAQLQQRLVPNVELILLQNGLGSQDAVAAQLPQARCLFASSTEGAFREGDWRVVFAGHGYTWLGDAAHPTPPLWLDDLHAAGIPHAWSTDILTRLWRKLALNCAINPLTVLYQCRNGGLQDHHCEVATLCAELSELLECCGQPAAALDLQDEVERVIHATAANYSSMYQDVANARRTEISYLLGYACHAATRHQLNLPHLQQLQVRLVDELLARGLPRD